Below is a genomic region from Brassica oleracea var. oleracea cultivar TO1000 chromosome C9, BOL, whole genome shotgun sequence.
GCGTATGTTGCTGCATATAACACTTATCGCCCTCGTGGTAATCGTCCTCTCTGTACTCATTGTGGTCAACTTGGTCATACTGTTGCCAAGTGCTTCAAGTTACATGGATATCCTCCTGGTTTTAAACCATCTCCTGGATACCAAGGACAAGCTTCTCATCCTCGAGCTTCCTCGGGATATGCTCCACGTGGTCAAGCGAATTATACTCCTCACTCTCAAGCTCCTGCTCAATCTGTTGCTAATGTTGTTACTGGTGTTGTGAATGATGGGTCTACACCTTATCAGCCTCCGCCTGCTGCTCTAGTAAGCTCTCTGGATGTTAATCAACTTACATCTTCTCAGCTCTAGTCTATTATTCAACAGCTTCAATCTCGTGTTCAGGTTTCTGACAATGTTTCTTCTTGTTCTGCATCTTCTATCACTGAACAGGGTGTCATGGCTGATCAGTCTTCTGCTGGTACTTTTCTTACCCTATCCTCTAACCTACGTTATCATCATCACACATTTACTTTCAACCATCACTGTCTCTCCACTCTATATAATTCATTACCTCCTGGTTCTTGGATAATCGACAGTGGGGCTACTAGCCATGTTTGTGCTGATATCTCAAAATTTCAAGAAGTCTTTGCGGCTTCTGACTTAACAGTCTCTTTACCTAATGGAACAACATTTCCCATCATGCATACTGGCACAATTCGTTTATCTGACACTCTTGTCTTATATGATGTTTTGCATGTTCCTTCATTTCATTTCAATCTCATTAGTGTGCTTTCACTTCTTCGTCGTAATAACTGTTCTGCACATTTCTTTCCTAATTATTGTTTTCTTCAGGACCGTTCTCAGGCCTCGATGATTGGGAAGGGTGATGTGTTCTATAGTCTTTACATACTGAATCTGTAAGCTTCTTGTTCTGCTTTATCTCCTGCTTTCTGTGGATCGTTGTCTATTGACGGTTATGTGTGACATTCGCGTCTTGGTCATCCTTCTGCTGCCAAGTTGAATGTGCTTTCTGATACGTTGTCTTTATCTGAATCGAGTCTATCTACTCATGATCATTGTTCCATTTGTCCTTTAGCTAAACAAAAGCGTCTCTCTTTTCCATTTTTTCAATCATAAAACTGAGAAACCTTTTGAGTTGTTACATTTGGATACTTGGGGACCCTTTTCCATTGAGTCTGTTCATGGTTACAAATATTTTCTTACTATTGTTGATGATGCAACTCGTGTTACTTGGGTTTATATGCTTCAAAATAAGAGTGATGTTGCTGCTATTTTCTCTACGTTTATTACGCATATTACAACTCAATATAATGCTAAACTGAAACCTATTAGGACTGATAATGCCCCTGAACTGTGTTTTCCTGATTTGGTTGCTAGACATGGCTTAATTCATCAATTTGCTTGTGCTTATACGCCTCAACAAAACTCTGTAGTTGAGCGTAAGCATCAACATCTCTTAAATGTGGCTCGCGCATTGTTGTTTCAATCCAACATTCCGCTTGTGTATTGGCCTGATTGTGTGAGCACTGCTGCATTCTTGATAAATAGAACACCTTCACCATTGCTTAATAATAAGACTCCTTATGAACTTCTTTTACGAAAACTTCATGATTACAAAATGCTTCGTGTATTTGGATGTCTTTGCTATGTTAGCACGTTGATGAAAGATCGTCATAAATTTAGTCCAAGAGCTCGCTTCAGTTTTCTACGCTATCCTTCGGGTTACAAAGACTACAAAGTTTGGGATCTTGAAACGCATTCCATTTCAATATCACGCAATGTTGTTTTCCATGAAAATGTTTTTCCATTTCACGGTTCTAACTCCTCTATGTTTGATTTCTTTTCTCACATTGTGTTACCTGCTTCTGTTCGTTTTGTTCATGTTTTTTCTGAACATGTTATTGCATCTCATCCTCCACCCGCATCTCATCCTCCATCTGCATCTCATCCTCCATCTAATGTTGTTCCACTGGTTTCTGAAAATGTTACGACAGAAACTGCACTGGTTCCTTGTCATGCTGAGAGACCTCGCAGACAGACTAAAACCCCATCGTACTTATCTGATTACCATTACACCCTTTTACAATCCCATTCATCTCATTTACCCTCTCATCATACCACACCTTATCCTCTTTCCTCTGTTCTGACCTATAAAAGACTTTCTCCACCCTTTTATCAATTTCTCTTGTCATTCTCTGTGGAAACTAAACCCAAAAACTTTTATGAGGCCATGACTTCTAAACGGTGGAGAAGTGCTGCGAATGATGAACTCAATGCCATGGAACTGAACAAGACTTAGACTGTTGTTTCTCTTCCTCCAGGGAAGAATGTGGTTGGCTGCAAATGGGTTTTCACCATTAAGTTTCGACCTGATGGCACTATTGAGCGTTACAAGGCTCGTTTAGTTGCTAAAGGTTATAGACAACAGGAGGGTGTTGACTATAATGAAACCTTTTCCCCAGTTGTCAAGCTAACCAGTGTCAAGCTCATGTTGGCACTTGCAGCTTCTAAATGATGGAAGTTATCACAGATGGACGTATCTAATGCTTTCTTGCATAGCACACTTGATGAGGAGATCTATATGTCTTTGCCTCAAGGATATACTCCTGGTCCAAATGAAGTTTTACCTCCCAATCATGTTTGTCGACTTCACAAGAGTCTCTATGGCCTTAAGCAAGCCTCACGCCACTGGAATCAGACGTTCACAAAAGTTCTTGTTGATGCTGGCTATACTCAATCTGAGTCTGATACAAGTTTTTATGTTAAAGCTTCTCCTACGGCTTTTGTTGCTGTCCTGGTATATGTGGATGACATTGTCATTGCTAGTATAATGATGAGGAGCTTTCTGCATTGAAGTCGACACTTGCTGCTGCTTTTATGATCAAGGATCTTGGTACTATGCGGTTCTTTCTCGGGCTGGAGATTGTGCGTTCTGTTTCTGGCATCTCTGTTTGCCAACGCAAGTATGCTTTGGACTTATTAGAGACTGCTGAACTTCTTGCCTGTAAACCTGTGAGTGTACCTATGGATCCTTATGCGCATTTGAGTCTGGAGGATGGTACTCCTTTACCTTCTGCTCGGCCTTATAGAGAACTCATTGGTCGATTGCTGTACTTGATGATAACACGTCCTGACATCACTTTTGCGGTTCACAAACTGAGTCAGTTTCTCCAGCGACCTTCTGATTTTCATCTACAAGCTGCTCATCGAGTTTTTAAATATGTGAAAGGCAATCCTGGTCAAGGTTTGTTCTATTCTTCGAATTCTGAGCTATGTTTGAACGCTTTCGCCGATGCTGATTGGTCTTCTTATCGAGATACTTGTATTTCTACTACTGGCTATTGCGTTTATCTCGGTACTTCTATCATTTGCTGGCGTTCTCAGAAGCAGAAGGTGGCTAGTCGGAGTAGCACTGAAGCGGAGTATCGTAGTTTGGTTGATGTCACACGAGAGGTCTTATGGTTTCAGAAGTTGTTGCGTGACTTTCACATTGATGTTACTGCGATTGCTTAGTTGTTTTGTGACAGTAAGTCAGCCATCTACATCGCCACGAATCTTGTCTTCCACGAGAGGACTAAACACATCGAGCTTGATTGTCACATTGTGCGTAATCAGCTGAAAGTTGGGACTCTCACTGCGATTCATGTCACTAGTGTTAATCAGCTCGCCGATATATTGACCAAGCCTCTTCATCCATCTCCATTTCATTCCCTGTTTGGTCGACTCTCTGTTTCAAGCTTTTATCTTCCTCGTGATCCAGATTAAGGCTTGAGGGGGCGTATCAGATATAGTGTAGGTTAGCACGTGGTGTATGTTAGCAGTTAGTTGTACAGTTACAGTGTAAGTTAGCTAACCACACTTTGTATATAAGCTGGAAACAGAGTGTACAGTAAGCTTTAATGTGAGATTCATATTCATAACAAACTCATCTTCTCTCTCGCATTCTCTCTCGATTTCTTCCTCAATCTTCTTGATAGCTACATTTTATTTGGGCTTGTAGAAAATAAGGCACAAGGATAAATTCGCTTCAACACGTCATAGCGGATATGGTTTCAGTGCATTTGAATATACTGATCCCATTGCCCATAAAAACTCTATTCAAGTTCTCTAAATATATATAGTTCTTTCTCTATGCAGTTGATGATGACTACAAAATAATAGGATCAGTCAATATTAACTAAAAGTCTGTAGGAGCAAGAAGACTCGTATGATTGATTTGCTTTGTGTTAATACTTGATCTGTAATACTCAGGATTGTATCTATACTATTAAATCAGGATCCTATTGTCCTTTTTACCTTAGCATGCCATTTCTTTACTAACATTGCATGTTTCATTAAGGGTAATCGAGTAATATTAATAACACATCTATATTGGGCCATTTTTTCGGATCCAGCCCACTGTCCACATCAGGTCTCTCTTGGGCCATTTGGGCCGATTAAGAAATCAGATCCAATTCTCACATTTTTTTTCCTTTGGGCCATTGAGTCCAAGTTCAAATAATTTTTTTTCCACCATTCTTAATTATTTTTTTCTTTTCTTAATATAATTTATGCATTCATAAAAAAAATTGATTTTTTCATTAAAAAGTATAAATCTTTATTAAAAGTATATAATTTTTTTATTAAAAATATTAACCACATAATAAAATTAATTTATCAGAGTTATACCAACTTAATTCATTAAAGAAATACAGTTTAATTTTTTAAACATAAATAGTCATTTAAAATGAAACACGATAAAGAAAGATAAAAAGTTTAAGTTTTTTATAAAATAAAACACAAATATATGAAATATGACATTTACTAAATATTTATCAATTAAAAAAATAAATAAATAAATCCGCGCTTTGAAAGCGCGGATCAAAATCTAGTAATACTATTAAAACCAATGCATGTGGCTCATTCGGTCTATTTTAAGTAAGCAGATCGATGATATATCATTAAAAATAATTTTGGAAATTGACTTTTTTATTAGGACATTGGGTATATGAATATGTTTTGATAGAAAATCATATGTGGATTATGGCTTCTTGGGTCGTATCATGTATCCTACGGATTCTTAAGAATCTGGCCAAAATCAATAATTAGTATGGTTGGCGAGAAAGTTAATTCTCTTCAAATTGTAATGTCTGACTATTTTAAAAATGACTTTGTTCTTGTCGTGTACGTCATTCTCAGCATCATCCTTGGTTTCCTCGCTTGGATATAATAATACGTATCCATGCATGAATACTATATATGAACACGATCTCACTTTGGACTGATCACATAACAAAATCAGGTACGATGAATGAAAAACAAAAAACGAGAAATAGTACAATTAATCATGCACAGGGCAAGTTCTGAATAGATGAATGAACATTCATTTGCAACAAGGGCAACAGATGAATGAATAGAGTCAAAGATATTCCCTGTTAAACAAATTTAAAATATAGTCAGAAAGGTATTACAATCATATTATTTTTTTCTATCAAAAGTCTATAAAAATTCAAAGATCTCAACCTTCCAACGCTGCTTTGTCAACAAACCCAAAAGAAGTTTGTCTATAATCTGAAAGCCAATTTTCAAAAAAAAAAAGTTTGTCTATAATGCATGCATTCGAACAATGTATTCTCCTTCAATGAATCGACCTTCTTATTTTTGTCAACCTTTAACCATCATTTTGGTTGCTTTCAAACAATAATATTATTTGCTTTTCTTCTTTTAAAACCTTACTAGATTTTGACCCGCACTCGTGCGGGTGTATTTTTTAAAAAAATATAATGCTATTTTCTTTTTATGTCACTATTTAGAGTTGGACAAAAAACTCGAATTCGAAGAATCAAACCGATCACAATCCGAATAAGTAGTACTAAATCTGAACCGAAATTGATTAAATATCCGAATTATTCAAAATTTTCGTATTTGAAGAACTGGAACCTAATCCGATCCGAACCGAAATATTTTGGGTATCCAAAATAGATTTATATACTTATATATATTAATTATTTTTAGATTTAATATATATAAAAACATCCAGAATATATATGATACTTATAAGTTCACATAAATGCTTGAAAATATATACAAATAGTTAAATGTAAATATCTTAAATAGTTAAAAAAATACTAAAAACTCAAAAAATACTTAAATAATTATTAATTATCTATCCAAATATTTAAACCAAACTTATTTAAATTGGTTATCCAAATCCGAACCAAATCCTCAAAGATCTGAACTGAATACGAAATCCCAAAAAGACCCGAGAACGAACCCGAACGCCCACCCCTAATCACTATTATATATCCTATATGTGTCATCATAGGTTACAAAATATGTGTTATCATATAATTAATTGTATTTTATACGTACCATCAAATAAGTTTTCTTATAATTAATAATATTTTATACGTACAATCATATAAATAATCACATATACTATATTTTAAAATTTAATGTGAAATATAAAAACCATAATTTAAGTTGGTGTTTGAAGTTGAACTTTGTATTGTATTTTTATTATATATATTGAAAACATTTTTATAATAGTTATTGGAAAATATGTTAGTAAAAATCAAATTTTGAATATATATATATATATNNNNNNNNNNNNNNNNNNNNNNNNNNNNNNNNNNNNNNNNNNNNNNNNNNNNNNNNNNNNNNNNNNNNNNNNNNNNNNNNNNNNNNNNNNNNNNNNNNNNNNNNNNNNNNNNNNNNNNNNNNNNNNNNNNNNNNNNNNNNNNNNNNNNNNNNNNNNNNNNNNNNNNNNNNNNNNNNNNNNNNNNNNNNNNNNNNNNNNNNNNNNNNNNNNNNNNNNNNNNNNNNNNNNNNNNNNNNNNNNNNNNNNNNNNNNNNNNNNNNNNNNNNNNNNNNNNNNNNNNNNNNNNNNNNNNNNNNNNNNNNNNNNNNNNNNNNNNNNNNNNNNNNNNNNNNNNNNNNNNNNNNNNNNNNNNNNNNNNNNNNNNNNNNNNNNNNNNNNNNNNNNNNNNNNNNNNNNNNNNNNNNNNNNNNNNNNNNNNNNNNNNNNNNNNNNNNNNNNNNNNNNNNNNNNNNNNNNNNNNNNNNNNNNNNNNNNNNNNNNNNNNNNNNNNNNNNNNNNNNNNNNNNNNNNNNNNNNNNNNNNNNNNNNNNNNNNNNNNNNNNNNNNNNNNNNNNNNNNNNNNNNNNNNNNNNNNNNNNNNNNNNNNNNNNNNNNNNNNNNNNNNNNNNNNNNNNNNNNNNNNNNNNNNNNNNNNNNNNNNNNNNNNNNNNNNNNNNNNNNNNNNNNNNNNNNNNNNNNNNNNNNNNNNNNNNNNNNNNNNNNNNNNNNNNNNNNNNNNNNNNNNNNNNNNNNNNNNNNNNNNNNNNNNNNNNNNNNNNNNNNNNNNNNNNNNNNNNNNNNNNNNNNNNNNNNNNNNNNNNNNNNNNNNNNNNNNNNNNNNNNNNNNNNNNNNNNNNNNNNNNNNNNNNNNNNNNNNNNNNNNNNNNNNNNNNNNNNNNNNNNNNNNNNNNNNNNNNNNNNNNNNNNNNNNNNNNNNNNNNNNNNNNNNNNNNNNNNNNNNNNNNNNNNNNNNNNNNATCATATAAGTAATCATATAATTAATAGTATTTTATACGTACCATCATATAAATAATTACATATATCTATCTTATTAAAACTTAATATGAAATATAAAAACCATAATTTGAGTTGGTATTTCAAATTGGGCTTTGTATTGTATTTTTATTATATATATTGACAACATTTTTTTATAATGGTTATTGAAAAATAGTTTAGTAAAAATCCATTTTTGAATATATGTATTATTTTTTAATCAATTTTTGATATAAATCAAATTTAAATTATTATTTTGATTTGAAATATGTGTATAAATTTTAAATTTTGTTTTATGGTTAGTTTAGAAAAGAAAAAGTTTTAGGCAATTAGATTGACCCGTTTTCGTATATTTTAAATCTGGCCCAGATAGATAGTTTCTTATAATATGATGGACTTTTAATTTTTCTTAATAACATAAGCCCATTATTTTTTTTCTTAATACTACTATCCTTGTTTCCAAACAAAATTTTTTTTTTTTAAAAGACTACAATTCATGTTTTCAAACACTCCAAATTTTTTTAATAGTCCTATTCAAGTCTCCAAACACTCCAATTTTGTACTTGAGTTTTAATAAGATAGATACCAGCATTTTCATTTTTTTTTTCAACTAAACTTTTGAACTAAAAAAGAGATACACCTTTACACCTAAAGGCGCTCACAACCGGGTGAAAACGATAAAAGCTTACCTATACAAAGAACTTTAAACTTCCTGAAAAAATATTCAACTCTTCTAAGCTACTCCACCAAAACCACTTCTATAAATTCCAGGTTCTTCAACTTCAACTTCTTCCCCTTCAGACCTTTTCACCTTCATCGACTCAGCTAGAAAAAAGTAAACCAAGTACCAAGCAGCGTAGTATCAGTCCTTCTAGAGTTGCTGGCTCTTGATAAAGGATCCAATCGAGCTTGAATAACTTGCTTCATCTCAAGAATCACTATCTGAGTCGGGCCAAATCTCTGATTATGAATTCGATTATTCTTCTCCTTCCAAATACTACAAATTGCTGCTTGGTATATGAGCTTTGTTATCAGCTTCACAAACTCATCAGGAGACGGGTTCCTGAGCCATCTCAAACCATCTTCAAACAGGACAGGAGGGTGAATATTCAATCTCGAGCAGAAAAAATTCCACACTTCAGCGTTGTAACTACACTCAAAGAAGAGGTGTTGCCTCGTCTCATCTGCCAAGTTGCATAGAATGCAATTTGACGGCACCTGAAGTTCCCAACTCCGCAATCTATCTCTCATTCCCAGTCTGTTTCTAGCAGTAACCCAAGTAATAAAGGCGTGTTTCGGTATCCTCCCATGTAACCAAACTTGCCGGTGCAAGAACACTGACTCCCCCTGAGGATGCAGAGCTGCCCAAGTATCCATAGTAGAGAAAGAGCAGGAAGCAGCTCTTTTACCTGGCTTCCATAAGTAGCTATCATCCGCTTCAGAAGAGATGATAGGGCATGCTTCTGGTAGGCAGTCTCGAACCAGAGAAATAAGCATGTTCCTGCTACGGCTTCTATTAACCCACCAATTATCCTCTCTTAATGCTTCCGCAACCACTGCGTCACCGTGTAGACCCGTGACCTCTGGTCCTCTAGGTCCCGTTATATCGATCAGAGGACCTAAAGAAGTCCAGTTATCATTCCAAAAACTAGCAGAAGCTCCATTTCCTATCTCACATATAATCATAGGTCGTGCAATGTGTCTCAGATTACAAAGGCTTTTCCAAATCCAACTATTTGATCTCTCTGGTTGAAGCTCCCAAATTTTTTTTTCCCTAATTAAATGACTCCGGACCCCGAAAACCCACAGAGAGCCACCTGCTGCAAAGATCAGCCAAATCAATTTCAAACCGAGCACTTGATTCCATTCCTCCAACCTCCTTAGACCCAAACCTCCTTCTTCTTTGGGAGTACAAACTGAAATCCATGAGATTTTAACTTCCCTAGCAGCCGTCGGAGCTCCTCTCCATAGAAAAGCATTGCACATTTGCTCTAGCAATTTTATGCATTCTTTTGGAATGATAAAGATTGAAGCCCAAAAAGCAATCGTGGAGTAGATTACTGATTGAATGAGTTGGAACCGACCCGCGAAAGACAAATGACGGACTGTCCAGGAGTTGAATCTGTAGAGTACTTTGTCCAGTAGAGGTTGAAAGTCAATCTTCTTCATTTTTTTTTAAGACAGCGGCACTCCCAAGTAACGAATAGGTAGAGCCCCTTGCTTAATTCTCAGCGGCACTTCATTTTTCTTCATTTTCATTTTATTTTTCTCATAACTTTTTAATTAATAATGATGCAACTAATGGTAATAAATAACTCATAACAAACAACTCCAACGAGCTAATTGTTTAAGTGTTAACTAAGTTGCTATTAGTATACATGATGGAGATTTCTTGGATTTTTATATTAGCGAACAAACCACTGATATAGGTTTTATTTAACCTTTGTATTTATAATTTAAAGTTAAATGTGAATAGAGCAAATACCAAATACTAATTATATCGTCTTAAAAAGAGTCTATCGTCTTTAACTCAGAGATATAAGAGTTATTGTGAGTTACTCAAAGATAGATTGTCGGGTGGACTATGGAGAGTTGATTAAAATCATATATATGATTTCCATGATTATTCATATTAATATCGTATCTAATAACACCACTTTTAATACAAAATTTATAATCAATTTTTGAATAACAATATTTAATTGTTGTTTGAAATAATGTTCTTGTAAAATCTATGATCAGACAAACCTCATTTTTTATTTTGTTCAAACACTCCATAACTAAAAGTATAACTATACCATATTCTACCTATATTTCTTTTTCAATTGATTCATAAATCAAATCTTTGACTTGTCAAACATAAGATTAGCATGGATTTGGATTAATATGTTATCCTCAGATATAACATTGTTAAAAAAAAACATGTTACGAGACA
It encodes:
- the LOC106314132 gene encoding uncharacterized protein LOC106314132, coding for MIICEIGNGASASFWNDNWTSLGPLIDITGPRGPEVTGLHGDAVVAEALREDNWWVNRSRSRNMLISLVRDCLPEACPIISSEADDSYLWKPGKRAASCSFSTMDTWAALHPQGESVFLHRQVWLHGRIPKHAFITWVTARNRLGMRDRLRSWELQVPSNCILCNLADETRQHLFFECSYNAEVWNFFCSRLNIHPPVLFEDGLRWLRNPSPDEFVKLITKLIYQAAICSIWKEKNNRIHNQRFGPTQIVILEMKQVIQARLDPLSRASNSRRTDTTLLGTWFTFF
- the LOC106314131 gene encoding uncharacterized mitochondrial protein AtMg00810-like is translated as MDVSNAFLHSTLDEEIYMSLPQGYTPGPNEVLPPNHVCRLHKSLYGLKQASRHWNQTFTKVLVDAGYTQSESDTSFYVKASPTAFVAVLSTLAAAFMIKDLGTMRFFLGLEIVRSVSGISVCQRKYALDLLETAELLACKPVSVPMDPYAHLSLEDGTPLPSARPYRELIGRLLYLMITRPDITFAVHKLSQFLQRPSDFHLQAAHRVFKYVKGNPGQGLFYSSNSELCLNAFADADWSSYRDTCISTTGYCVYLGTSIICWRSQKQKVASRSSTEAEYRSLVDVTREVLCKSAIYIATNLVFHERTKHIELDCHIVRNQLKVGTLTAIHVTSVNQLADILTKPLHPSPFHSLFGRLSVSSFYLPRDPD